A genomic region of Pseudoalteromonas piscicida contains the following coding sequences:
- a CDS encoding alpha/beta hydrolase has translation MNYGERPFLFAISKPDVIAPNVSLPSFLSDYSRNQGYEDNAYHKFKSSNLPLEAKVWLPLGAQPLPLVLLVHGNSAPGFDYLGELLASRGHFVVQVNQTYLNDLLGENGARGWILLEHIKLLQKWNAEQGHAFYNKIDLENIALIGMSRGGEAVALAASFNQWKTLPNSSESTEFGFNIKSIVALAPMDGQYQHADGRNILKNVNYLVLQGGHDADVYQFLGSQQWHRTHFDDDKNYLKQSIYIYRANPL, from the coding sequence ATGAACTATGGCGAACGACCATTTTTATTTGCTATATCAAAACCTGATGTAATTGCTCCAAATGTGAGCTTACCTAGCTTTCTTTCCGACTATTCTCGTAACCAAGGATATGAGGACAATGCCTACCACAAATTTAAAAGTAGTAATTTACCTTTGGAGGCTAAAGTTTGGCTTCCGTTGGGAGCCCAACCACTACCGTTAGTATTATTAGTCCATGGAAATTCTGCCCCGGGGTTTGATTATCTAGGTGAATTGCTCGCCAGCCGAGGTCACTTTGTTGTGCAAGTAAATCAAACTTATTTGAATGATTTATTGGGAGAAAATGGTGCCCGTGGTTGGATACTACTTGAACATATTAAGCTGCTGCAAAAATGGAATGCTGAGCAAGGTCACGCTTTTTATAACAAAATAGATTTAGAGAATATCGCTTTAATAGGGATGTCTAGAGGAGGGGAGGCTGTTGCTTTAGCTGCATCATTTAATCAATGGAAGACCTTACCAAATAGTAGTGAATCAACAGAGTTTGGTTTTAACATTAAATCCATTGTCGCTTTAGCCCCAATGGACGGGCAATATCAACATGCTGATGGTAGAAACATCCTGAAAAATGTTAACTATTTAGTGTTACAAGGAGGTCATGATGCGGATGTTTATCAGTTTCTTGGTAGCCAACAATGGCATCGAACTCACTTCGATGATGATAAAAACTACTTAAAGCAGTCCATTTATATCTATCGTGCTAACCCACTGTAG
- a CDS encoding IS3 family transposase (programmed frameshift) → MTKLKRATYSAAIKLETAQLVVDQGYTQEDAAKAMGVGKSTVSKWVTQLKQERNGQTPTASPMTPEQIEIRELKKQIQRIELEKDIFKKGYRSLDVRLPEQFSLIEKLNQRERYPISVLCSVFNVHRSSYKYWAIRDTTPTPEQIRLEAEVKAIHAMSGGSAGARTIAAIATNNDFELSRYRAAKLMVKLKLESCQVPQHQYKRGGNEHLEIPNLLDRQFDVVEPNTVWCGDVTYIWTGNRWAYLAVVVDLFARKVVGWAMSLSPDTSLTLKALELAYESRGKPSGLMFHSDQGSHYTSLKYRQRLWRYKITQSMSRRGNCWDNAPMERFFRSFKTEWMPKVGYENFKDAKYGVSDYINGYYNNVRPHHYNAGLAPNESEVRYQDSKTVAKIS, encoded by the exons ATGACGAAATTAAAACGCGCAACCTATTCTGCGGCAATCAAATTAGAAACAGCTCAACTTGTAGTTGACCAAGGCTACACACAAGAAGATGCAGCTAAGGCTATGGGGGTTGGTAAATCAACTGTAAGTAAGTGGGTAACTCAATTGAAGCAAGAGCGGAATGGCCAGACCCCCACAGCGTCACCAATGACACCTGAACAAATTGAAATCCGCGAACTTAAAAAGCAAATCCAACGTATTGAATTAGAAAAGGATATAT TTAAAAAAGGCTACCGCTCTCTTGATGTCCGACTCCCTGAACAATTCTCGTTAATTGAGAAATTAAATCAACGAGAGCGTTACCCAATTAGCGTGTTGTGTAGCGTATTCAATGTGCATCGCAGCAGCTATAAATATTGGGCCATACGGGATACAACGCCTACACCAGAGCAAATAAGGCTAGAAGCTGAAGTTAAAGCCATACATGCAATGAGCGGCGGTTCAGCTGGGGCACGGACAATCGCAGCAATCGCAACGAATAACGATTTTGAATTAAGCCGTTATCGCGCCGCTAAGCTAATGGTTAAACTAAAACTAGAGAGCTGCCAAGTACCACAACATCAATATAAAAGGGGTGGTAATGAGCATCTTGAAATCCCAAATTTGCTAGACAGGCAGTTTGATGTTGTTGAGCCGAATACGGTGTGGTGCGGTGATGTGACGTATATTTGGACAGGCAATCGCTGGGCCTATTTAGCGGTCGTTGTTGATTTATTTGCACGTAAAGTCGTTGGTTGGGCAATGTCGTTGTCGCCAGATACTAGCTTAACGCTAAAAGCGCTTGAACTCGCGTATGAAAGCAGAGGTAAACCAAGTGGATTGATGTTTCACTCAGACCAAGGAAGCCATTATACAAGCTTGAAGTACCGCCAACGTTTATGGCGCTATAAAATTACACAAAGTATGAGCAGGCGCGGAAATTGTTGGGATAATGCGCCAATGGAGCGATTTTTTAGAAGCTTTAAAACGGAGTGGATGCCAAAGGTTGGATACGAAAACTTTAAAGATGCTAAATATGGTGTGAGTGATTATATCAACGGATATTATAACAACGTTAGGCCTCATCATTATAATGCTGGTTTAGCGCCAAATGAATCTGAGGTTAGATACCAAGATTCTAAAACTGTGGCCAAAATTAGTTGA
- a CDS encoding S66 family peptidase, with amino-acid sequence MNIPLRQDRRCNYASLKKLNRGDTLAIVSPSWGGPGIFPHIFEQGLANLRSLGFNIVEMPSARTAADVLFSQPQLRAKDINDAFADPNIAGIISSIGGSDSARILPYLDKSVILNNPKFMMGYSDFSTLTTLLNQWGLVTFNGPSVMAGFSQYHNASAEYQAYLAQALLGEVHYPIFKAYSHGYPEWAIPENVGKLHPAIATNGPKVLQGTGQVEGRLFGGCFEVMEMLKGTEYWPSPSFWQDKLLFLETSEDKPSQDYIRFWLRNYGVMGVFEKISGLMIGRARDYSEREMAALDEVILSVVRDEFGCDSLPVITRLDFGHTDPQWILPLGIQHRLDLDNFSLDAIEPVFDLL; translated from the coding sequence ATGAATATTCCATTAAGGCAAGATAGACGGTGCAATTACGCGAGCCTAAAAAAACTAAACCGAGGTGATACCCTTGCGATTGTATCACCTAGCTGGGGTGGCCCAGGTATATTTCCTCACATCTTTGAGCAAGGGTTAGCAAACCTGCGTTCGCTTGGTTTTAATATTGTTGAAATGCCGTCGGCTCGAACGGCCGCGGATGTGCTCTTTTCACAGCCACAATTACGTGCAAAAGATATTAATGATGCCTTTGCAGACCCGAATATCGCCGGGATAATTTCTTCTATTGGTGGTTCAGATTCCGCGCGGATCCTACCTTATTTAGATAAATCCGTTATCTTGAATAACCCTAAGTTTATGATGGGCTATTCTGACTTTTCGACGCTTACCACATTGCTGAACCAATGGGGATTAGTCACCTTTAACGGCCCATCGGTCATGGCCGGTTTCTCCCAGTACCACAACGCTAGTGCTGAGTATCAAGCCTATTTAGCGCAGGCGCTGCTAGGTGAAGTCCATTATCCAATATTCAAAGCTTATTCTCATGGGTATCCTGAGTGGGCAATACCAGAAAACGTCGGTAAGCTGCATCCCGCTATTGCGACAAATGGTCCTAAAGTACTGCAAGGTACTGGGCAAGTGGAAGGGCGGCTATTTGGTGGCTGTTTTGAAGTGATGGAGATGCTAAAAGGCACAGAATACTGGCCATCGCCGTCATTTTGGCAAGACAAATTGCTATTTTTAGAAACCTCTGAAGACAAACCCAGTCAAGACTATATTCGCTTTTGGTTACGTAACTATGGCGTAATGGGCGTGTTTGAAAAAATATCCGGCTTAATGATTGGCCGCGCACGGGACTACAGCGAGCGCGAGATGGCTGCGCTTGATGAAGTGATTTTATCGGTTGTACGTGATGAGTTTGGCTGTGACAGTTTACCCGTAATAACTCGGCTTGACTTTGGCCATACCGATCCGCAGTGGATTTTGCCGCTAGGAATACAGCACCGCTTGGATTTGGATAACTTCAGTCTAGATGCGATAGAGCCTGTGTTTGATTTGTTGTAG
- a CDS encoding NAD(P)/FAD-dependent oxidoreductase, with protein MKQYDVIIAGGGVIGAACAYFLSRDTNLKIALVDLKKPGNASRASAGGLWAIGESVGLGCGVIFFKTLSKLQSEGDTEAAQTLRPHQLPECFFELALKSNELYPALHEEMLARHDVDFKFERTGLKFIMYNRDDEIYADSIVSGIPNLSSQIRWLDQQQLRAEEPYITPDAIGAIDFICDHQVNPYRLVDAYTEGARQNGVELFLNTEVLEVLREGNKVIGVRTQDQSLHCETLINAAGAWADDIYHQATGKHMPVYPVKGQIVLSERMPKVLNGCISTSDCYIAQKDNGEILIGSSTEEKGFDTTNSLDKITELSQGAMKCLPVLKESSIKRCWAGLRPGTPDELPILGPVDGVEGYINACGHFRTGILMSAITGTLITELMTGKPTSVDLAPFRVERFE; from the coding sequence ATGAAGCAGTATGATGTCATTATCGCAGGTGGCGGTGTAATTGGTGCTGCCTGTGCTTACTTTTTAAGCCGCGATACTAACCTAAAAATCGCGTTAGTGGATTTAAAAAAGCCGGGTAACGCGTCTCGTGCATCTGCGGGTGGATTATGGGCAATTGGTGAGTCGGTTGGACTTGGCTGTGGTGTGATCTTCTTCAAAACCTTGTCGAAGCTCCAAAGTGAAGGAGATACCGAAGCTGCACAAACATTGCGGCCGCATCAATTACCAGAATGCTTTTTTGAACTTGCGCTCAAATCAAACGAGTTATATCCAGCACTGCATGAAGAAATGCTGGCCAGACATGATGTCGACTTTAAGTTTGAACGTACCGGTCTTAAATTCATTATGTACAATCGCGATGATGAAATATATGCAGATAGCATAGTGTCTGGGATCCCTAATTTGTCTTCGCAGATCCGTTGGTTAGACCAACAGCAATTACGTGCAGAGGAGCCTTATATCACCCCAGATGCAATTGGTGCGATAGATTTTATTTGCGACCATCAGGTAAACCCATACCGGTTAGTTGATGCGTATACCGAAGGTGCACGCCAAAATGGTGTTGAGTTATTTTTGAATACCGAAGTGCTAGAGGTACTGCGTGAAGGCAATAAGGTGATAGGTGTGAGGACGCAAGATCAAAGCCTGCATTGCGAGACCTTAATTAATGCCGCTGGTGCCTGGGCGGATGACATTTACCATCAGGCGACTGGTAAACACATGCCAGTTTACCCGGTTAAAGGCCAAATAGTGCTGTCTGAGCGCATGCCTAAAGTATTAAATGGTTGTATCAGTACCAGTGATTGCTACATTGCACAAAAGGACAACGGCGAGATTTTGATTGGCTCATCAACGGAGGAAAAAGGCTTCGATACCACCAATAGTCTAGATAAAATCACCGAGTTGTCACAAGGTGCTATGAAGTGCTTGCCGGTGCTAAAAGAGTCGAGTATTAAACGTTGTTGGGCAGGACTTAGACCTGGTACACCGGATGAGCTGCCAATTTTGGGCCCCGTTGATGGAGTAGAAGGTTATATTAATGCGTGTGGACACTTTAGGACGGGGATTTTAATGTCGGCCATTACTGGCACGCTTATTACTGAACTCATGACAGGCAAACCTACCTCTGTTGATTTAGCTCCGTTTCGCGTTGAACGATTCGAATAA
- a CDS encoding FAD/NAD(P)-dependent oxidoreductase, which yields MSSCQKEKIVIVGAGPAGVSCAAELAKYGITSTLVDEAPKIGGVIYRGPLRQASKLPHLDENLKRAMAALKVRYEHHKQDITLQLQTKVLGPEGESGLLLQTQNQLTQIDYTKLVLATGCHERSVPFEGWQLPGVMLMGGMQLQLKSGLVRPGKKVALVGTGPLLPLVACQLHKSGAQVVGVYEASRFSELAKETVALLNKPKLTLSGLSMLAYLKKHNIPFKYGYGIVKAEGQEKLSSVTVAPYDEHWHADLSKAQHLAVDSLGVGYGFVARTQLAMLLGVSHQYTTTNGYVPLLDDNLRSSLNSIFVCGDTNGLLGAEAAIIEGKMAATMLAYEQACLSETAFHTRMRKLKTKRKQAQKFRAGFDRFSARREGLLALTQPDTVVCRCEQVKRQQLDLALQQGAKDLSSVKMRTRIGMGDCQGKMCSSYALDRLHAAGHLDTLGVIRPRFPLDPIPFTLLEKNHEAV from the coding sequence ATGTCTAGTTGTCAAAAAGAAAAAATCGTTATTGTTGGTGCAGGACCTGCAGGCGTTAGCTGTGCAGCTGAGCTGGCTAAATATGGCATTACTAGCACCTTAGTTGACGAAGCACCAAAAATTGGTGGGGTGATCTATCGCGGGCCACTTCGACAAGCGAGCAAGCTTCCTCATTTAGATGAAAATCTTAAACGAGCGATGGCTGCGCTAAAGGTACGCTACGAACATCATAAACAAGATATAACACTACAACTACAAACCAAAGTGCTTGGGCCTGAAGGCGAGAGCGGTTTGCTGTTGCAAACACAAAATCAGTTAACACAAATAGATTACACCAAGTTGGTTCTGGCAACTGGTTGTCACGAGCGCAGTGTGCCATTTGAAGGATGGCAGTTACCTGGTGTGATGTTAATGGGCGGGATGCAACTTCAGCTTAAAAGTGGGTTAGTTCGACCAGGGAAAAAAGTGGCTTTAGTTGGAACTGGACCATTATTACCATTGGTTGCTTGCCAGTTACATAAATCCGGTGCACAAGTGGTTGGCGTATATGAAGCGAGTCGCTTTAGTGAACTGGCGAAAGAGACTGTGGCGCTGCTTAATAAACCTAAGCTTACGCTTTCGGGATTGAGTATGTTGGCGTATCTCAAAAAGCATAATATTCCATTCAAGTATGGCTATGGCATTGTGAAAGCAGAAGGCCAAGAAAAACTCTCCAGTGTTACCGTAGCGCCTTACGATGAGCACTGGCATGCGGACTTGTCAAAAGCACAGCATTTAGCCGTGGATAGTCTAGGGGTCGGCTATGGTTTTGTTGCCCGCACCCAGCTTGCCATGCTACTTGGGGTTTCTCATCAGTACACAACCACGAATGGTTATGTGCCTTTATTAGATGACAATTTACGCAGTAGCTTAAATTCAATTTTTGTCTGTGGTGATACCAATGGTTTGCTAGGTGCAGAAGCGGCTATCATTGAAGGGAAAATGGCCGCAACCATGCTTGCCTATGAACAAGCCTGTTTAAGCGAAACGGCCTTCCACACGCGGATGCGCAAGCTCAAAACTAAACGTAAGCAAGCACAGAAGTTTAGAGCCGGATTTGACCGCTTCTCGGCGCGCAGAGAGGGGCTACTAGCGTTAACCCAGCCAGATACTGTGGTGTGTCGCTGCGAACAAGTAAAGCGCCAGCAACTCGATTTAGCGTTGCAACAAGGTGCGAAAGATTTGTCTAGCGTGAAAATGAGAACCCGTATTGGCATGGGAGACTGCCAAGGAAAAATGTGCTCTAGCTATGCACTAGACCGACTGCACGCTGCAGGGCATTTAGATACACTCGGTGTGATAAGGCCAAGATTCCCACTTGACCCAATTCCATTTACTTTACTGGAGAAAAACCATGAAGCAGTATGA
- a CDS encoding 2Fe-2S iron-sulfur cluster-binding protein: protein MSELSRTQDITDPEGLQFQIQIDDIAVNACDGETVLSVLLAANYKQIMESDREAVSGAYCGMGVCHCCQVTINKQHKQKACQTLVQPNMQVETKQNRFKQVGV from the coding sequence ATGTCTGAATTATCCAGAACCCAAGATATTACAGACCCTGAGGGGTTACAGTTCCAAATTCAAATCGACGACATTGCGGTTAATGCATGCGATGGTGAAACCGTGTTGTCTGTTTTGCTTGCGGCAAACTATAAGCAAATCATGGAAAGCGATCGAGAGGCCGTATCCGGTGCTTATTGTGGTATGGGCGTTTGCCATTGTTGTCAGGTAACGATAAACAAGCAACATAAACAAAAGGCTTGCCAAACCTTAGTACAACCCAACATGCAGGTTGAAACTAAACAAAATCGCTTCAAGCAGGTTGGAGTATAG
- a CDS encoding helix-turn-helix domain-containing protein: MTLGKLDTAVHAVMNDMLTPSQAAKAYHVSQRALYEALRSSQEKQQTRWQKLMHEKARLEQSLARINKELHEQFV, encoded by the coding sequence ATGACACTTGGCAAACTAGACACAGCAGTACACGCAGTAATGAACGATATGCTCACCCCATCACAAGCTGCAAAAGCCTATCATGTGTCGCAGCGAGCACTTTACGAAGCACTGCGAAGCTCCCAAGAAAAACAGCAAACTCGATGGCAAAAATTAATGCATGAAAAGGCAAGGCTTGAGCAAAGTCTGGCTCGGATAAATAAGGAACTGCATGAACAATTTGTCTAA
- a CDS encoding GNAT family N-acetyltransferase — protein MNNLSNSAMQLRIIQAPSLKYNRLDCQLWVKQLSALTQACINLGASIGFLPSSSSRAIQNYWWQVFDAVIKSQKTLIIAELNGVMAGCVQLSPATKDNAQHRAEVEKLLVHPNSRRKGVATKLMQAIEQESTRQQISLLVLDTQSDSDAEILYQSLGFKVAGQIPHFVSDERGDFHATTYYYKLLAPTLRKHIERVAQTHCANEY, from the coding sequence ATGAACAATTTGTCTAATAGCGCTATGCAGCTTCGCATTATTCAGGCGCCTAGCTTGAAATACAATCGCTTAGATTGTCAGCTTTGGGTAAAACAACTCAGCGCACTGACGCAAGCCTGTATTAATCTTGGCGCCTCTATCGGCTTTTTGCCCTCATCCTCTAGCAGAGCAATACAAAACTACTGGTGGCAGGTATTCGATGCTGTGATCAAGTCGCAAAAGACGCTTATTATCGCTGAACTTAATGGCGTAATGGCAGGTTGTGTGCAACTCTCACCAGCAACAAAAGATAATGCTCAGCACCGAGCAGAAGTGGAAAAGCTATTAGTGCATCCAAACAGCCGACGAAAAGGCGTGGCAACAAAGCTGATGCAAGCCATAGAGCAAGAATCTACGCGGCAGCAGATATCGTTACTCGTCCTTGATACACAATCAGATTCGGACGCAGAAATTCTATATCAGAGTTTGGGCTTTAAAGTCGCAGGACAAATCCCTCATTTTGTCAGTGATGAGCGCGGTGACTTCCATGCCACCACATACTATTACAAACTGCTTGCACCGACCTTGCGCAAACATATTGAGCGCGTAGCTCAAACGCATTGTGCCAACGAATATTAG
- a CDS encoding SDR family NAD(P)-dependent oxidoreductase — protein sequence MKVLITGGQGGLAVYLSDELKRLGHEVEAPSRVQLDVSKPAEVERFFDDKSYDCVINAAGTLYSSLVADSEPNLWIRDIEVNLIGTYLISRAAIKANKAVHLVNVASTAAFNSYKDWTSYCAAKAGVVTLSKGLHKDGYKITVLCPGAIDTKLRAGLTINNPNVMSIPQGAAPILEAVTTPQHIGKLFFYRLNESRSESLD from the coding sequence ATGAAAGTGTTAATAACGGGCGGACAGGGTGGTCTTGCCGTTTATTTAAGCGATGAACTGAAGCGCTTAGGACATGAAGTGGAAGCGCCATCGCGCGTGCAGCTTGATGTCTCTAAACCAGCTGAAGTTGAGCGTTTTTTTGACGACAAATCTTATGACTGTGTGATCAATGCGGCAGGAACGCTTTACTCAAGTTTAGTCGCAGACTCTGAGCCAAATCTCTGGATCCGTGACATCGAAGTAAACCTAATCGGTACTTATTTAATTTCTCGTGCTGCAATTAAAGCAAACAAAGCGGTACATTTGGTCAATGTGGCGTCGACGGCGGCATTTAACAGTTACAAAGATTGGACGTCTTATTGTGCGGCGAAAGCGGGTGTGGTGACCTTATCTAAAGGCCTTCACAAAGATGGCTACAAAATAACGGTACTGTGTCCCGGGGCAATAGATACGAAGCTGCGCGCTGGTCTTACTATCAATAATCCCAATGTGATGAGCATACCACAAGGTGCTGCGCCAATCTTAGAGGCTGTAACTACACCACAGCACATCGGTAAGCTGTTTTTTTATCGCCTGAATGAAAGTCGTAGCGAGTCGCTTGATTAG